AGGGCAAGCACCGTCGCCGCGAAGGGCAGCAGATGCGCCCAGAAGCCGGTTCCGGAAAACCAGTCCGCCGAGTGACCCAGAACGGCGATGACCGCCACCAGAGACGCGGCCGTCAGAGCGCCCGCTTCGGTGCCGATCATGGCCGTGCGCTTCCAGGCCGGGACGCTCTTTTTTTTCTTCTTGCGGCGCCTCGGCTTGGATTGCCGTTTCGGCCGGGGTTTGGGGGCGGGCTGGTCCGGCTGTGTCGGTGTGGAATCGGGTTCCATCGGCGGGGGCTGCATGTGTCCGGGGCTGGCGGCTGCATGGATTATCCGTCCCAAGGATACCGTCCGGACAGGCTGCCACGCCAGCCTCCGGGAAGCCGATGGATTAGAATACCCGGCTGGGCCCCGAGCTGCGGGGCGTAGTCACGGACAGTTCTGTCGCCATGCATCGTCGATTTCATGTTGCCCCTGCAATATTCATCGGACTCGCCCTGCTGTCGGGCTGCGCTTCCGATCCGCCGGCACGGCGCAGCGCCATTGCGGGTGGTGTTTCGGCGTCTCCGCCTGCGGCCGTGGAGGCGCCCGCAACCACCGTAGCCGCATCAGGCACGCCGCTGAAAGGAGGCTATTCGGCGAGAACGGTGACGGGGGATTATGCCGGTTATCCGGCGCTCGACCGGTTCATCGCCAGGATGGCGCAGCAGCACGGCTTTCCCCGCGACTATCTGAACGGCCTGTTTTCCCAGGCGCAGCGTAAAACCTGGACGATCAACTACATGCGCAAGGAATCCAAGCCGGGGCCGCCCAGCCCGGGCGGATGGTCCAGGTATCGCGCCCAGTTCCTGGATAATTTGCACATCTCCCGTGGCGTCGATTTCTGGCGCCGGCATGCCGGTACCTTGCGGCAGGCCAGCGAGCGCTACGGCGTGCCTCCGGAATACATCCTCGGCATCATGGGGGTGGAGACCGCCTACGGGGCCAACCTCGGCAGTCACCGGGTGCTGGACGCCTTGACGACCCTGGCGTTCGATTCGCCGCGGCGTGCCGATTATTTCGCGGAGGAACTGGAGAAATTTCTGCTGATGGCGCGGCAGGAGCGGATCGATCCTGCGCAGCCGAAAGGGTCTTTCGCCGGCGCCATGGGGCTGGGCCAGTTCATGCCCAGCAGCTTCCTGAACTGGGCGGTGGACTTCGACGGGGACGGCAGGAAAGACCTCTGGCAGCCAGCGGACGCCATCGGCAGCGTAGCCAACTATTTCGCCGTGCATGGCTGGCGGACAGGGGAGGGGGTCGTGACGCCGGCGGTCTTGAAGGCCGGCGGGGCTTATGAACTCGAAACCGGATACAACACCCGCTACTCGGTGGCTGAACTTGCCCGCAACGGGATCGTGCCTCCACGGAACCTGGGTGCGGAGACGCCCGTCAGCCTGCTACGCCTGCGCGCGCAGGCGGAAGACGAATATTGGCTGGGCTTGCCGAATTTCTATGTGATCACCCGCTACAACAACAGCACCTACTATGCCATGGCCGTGCACGATCTGGCGCAGGCGATCAAGGCGCAGTACGACTAGCCGGACTACCGCCGGCACCGGAGGTTCCGCTGCTTTTGTTCACGTTGGTATCGGTGAGGTCAAGGGTTGTGGGGTGCAAGAGGGCCTCCAGCTCACGGGTCAGGGACTCGCACTCCGGCACCACGTCCGCGAGTTTCATCAGGGTGGAAAAGCTCGCATGGCGCTGTTCGGCTTCCGCCGCAGCGACTTCGTTCAGAGGATCGCAGGTCCGGATCATGTCCGTTTCCGCGTCCTCGAGTTCGTCCGCGTCGACGTCTCCATTCCCTGCGGCGGTTTCTTCCGAGGTGATCAGCTCGTTCAAAACCT
This portion of the Methylococcus mesophilus genome encodes:
- the mltB gene encoding lytic murein transglycosylase B — its product is MHRRFHVAPAIFIGLALLSGCASDPPARRSAIAGGVSASPPAAVEAPATTVAASGTPLKGGYSARTVTGDYAGYPALDRFIARMAQQHGFPRDYLNGLFSQAQRKTWTINYMRKESKPGPPSPGGWSRYRAQFLDNLHISRGVDFWRRHAGTLRQASERYGVPPEYILGIMGVETAYGANLGSHRVLDALTTLAFDSPRRADYFAEELEKFLLMARQERIDPAQPKGSFAGAMGLGQFMPSSFLNWAVDFDGDGRKDLWQPADAIGSVANYFAVHGWRTGEGVVTPAVLKAGGAYELETGYNTRYSVAELARNGIVPPRNLGAETPVSLLRLRAQAEDEYWLGLPNFYVITRYNNSTYYAMAVHDLAQAIKAQYD